One window of Ziziphus jujuba cultivar Dongzao chromosome 5, ASM3175591v1 genomic DNA carries:
- the LOC107420035 gene encoding uncharacterized protein LOC107420035, translating to MNQTQSEPSKNRNPQDTCTTMVRDSINQFIAAYRRGATDFSDFSSISTRLLYNFHDPPLVNVWFYSAITFQAAKFTVQDPLERVLVAKDLFKQLVSFGDWYCTTSALKRIALLAPVVYELHNLAYEKRHLEGEIESVLEKVVSYSSIFCGCGGKGGEDDGGLNSCFLDTIRVWMVDRLGVGDELEAFFPIASDEVRKGMVKMGCGMSYIAGVVMCEALLLRLCLKFGLGNSRVELEKDVHNLAFQTMNGFQSFYFFDILFSMLLEPALPVTHLLNSGDEFILRKVLHDVVMAVDYSFLKFNTVIRALPGDLLKDLAVKWLLVAENAIWFARKYDDQAKVISYINIFSESFLSSQLLEWITNQTGMEGKIFSSDVSNPVPFIKWILDTEDQGLRIFDCEISKLRAKEIISRSSTEHVHPIVKPDSEYLDDCDLEMADTMDAADMDADDMLNTMTIDGSRKRKDGVMCNEEIMQAKFVKYWI from the exons ATGAACCAAACTCAGTCGGAGCCCTCCAAGAACCGAAACCCGCAAGACACCTGCACAACCATGGTCCGAGATTCCATCAACCAGTTCATCGCCGCTTATCGCCGTGGCGCAACCGATTTCTCCGATTTCAGTTCAATCTCAACCCGATTGCTCTATAACTTCCACGATCCCCCACTCGTAAACGTCTGGTTTTACTCGGCGATCACATTCCAAGCCGCAAAGTTTACGGTCCAGGATCCTCTGGAAAGAGTCTTGGTGGCTAAGGACTTGTTCAAGCAGCTCGTTTCGTTCGGCGATTGGTACTGTACTACCAGCGCGCTTAAAAGAATCGCTCTGCTCGCTCCGGTTGTGTACGAATTGCACAATTTGGCGTATGAAAAGCGACATTTGGAGGGAGAGATTGAAAGTGTACTGGAAAAGGTCGTTAGTTATAGTAGCATTTTCTGTGGATGTGGTGGGAAGGGTGGTGAAGACGATGGCGGTTTGAATTCTTGTTTCTTGGACACCATACGCGTGTGGATGGTGGATAGGCTTGGGGTTGGGGATGAGTTGGAAGCATTCTTTCCGATTGCTAGCGATGAGGTTCGAAAGGGAATGGTGAAGATGGGATGTGGCATGAGCTATATTGCTGGGGTTGTTATGTGCGAAGCGCTTTTGTTGAGGCTGTGCTTGAAGTTTGGGCTCGGCAATTCGAGAGTAGAGCTGGAGAAGGATGTCCATAACTTGGCTTTTCAGACGATGAACGGGTTTCAGAGTTTTTACTTTTTCG ATATTCTCTTTAGCATGTTGTTGGAGCCAGCGTTGCCTGTCACCCACCTGCTG AATTCTGGAGATGAATTTATTTTGCGAAAAGTTCTACATGATGTTGTCATGGCGGTGGACTATTCATTCCTCAAATTTAATACGGTTATTCGAGCACTGCCTGGTGATCTTTTAAAAGATCTTGCTGTCAAATGGTTACTTGTTGCTGAAAATGCCATATGGTTTGCTAG GAAATATGATGACCAGGCTAAAGTCATTTCTTATATCAACATTTTCTCTGAATCTTTCCTATCCTCTCAATTGCTTGAGTGGATCACCAATCAGACTGGCATGGAGGGGAAAATTTTCAGTTCAGATGTTTCAAATCCTGTGCCTTTTATCA AGTGGATACTGGATACCGAAGATCAAGGGTTAAGAATATTTGATTGTGAGATTTCCAAGCTTCGAGCCAAAGAAATCATTAGCAGGTCAAGTACAGAGCATGTGCATCCAATAGTTAAACCAGATAGCGAGTATCTGGATGATTGTGATCTTGAAATGGCTGATACTATGGATGCCGCAGATATGGATGCAGATGATATGTTAAACACAATGACTATTGATGGGTCAAGAAAACGCAAAGATGGGGTAATGTGTAATGAAGAAATAATGCAGGCCAAGTTTGTCAAGTACTGGATATGA
- the LOC107420081 gene encoding protein NDL2 has product MADSSDSVSVDMEGVPIGGKEHHVKTCHGYVSVAVFGDQDKPALITYPDLALNHVSCFQGLLFCPEACSLLLHNFCIYHISPPGHELGAETISNDYPMLSVEDLVDQIADVLNFFRLGAVMCMGVTAGAYILTLFAMKYRQHVLGLILVSPLCKAPSWTEWLYNKVISNLLYFYGMCGVVKELLLKRYFSKEVRGSAQVPESDIVQACRRSLDERQSSNIWRFLEAINGRPDITDGLRKLQCRSLIFVGDSSPFHAEALYMTSKLDRRYSALVEVQACGSMVTEEQPHAMLMPLEYFLMGYGLYRPSQSSVSPRSPLSPSCIAPELLSPESMGLKLKPIKTRISLEV; this is encoded by the exons ATGGCGGATTCAAGTGATTCGGTGTCGGTGGATATGGAGGGAGTTCCTATTGGTGGAAAG GAGCATCATGTAAAAACTTGTCATGGATATGTGTCTGTTGCTGTGTTTGGAGATCAGGACAAGCCCGCTCTTATTACCTATCCCGATTTAGCTTTAAACC ATGTGTCCTGCTTTCAAGGATTACTCTTTTGTCCAGAAGCATGTTCCTTGCTGCTCCATAACTTTTGCATATATCATATTAGTCCTCCTGGACATGAG TTGGGAGCTGAAACAATTAGCAATGATTATCCTATGCTTTCTGTTGAGGACTTAGTGGATCAGATTGCTGATGTTCTTAACTTTTTTAG ACTTGGTGCAGTGATGTGCATGGGTGTTACAGCTGGAGCTTACATCCTTACCTTATTTGCT ATGAAATATAGACAACATGTCTTGGGTTTGATACTTGTTTCTCCTTTATGTAAAGCACCCTCTTGGACAGAATGGTTGTATAATAAG GTGATATCAAATTTACTTTACTTTTACGGCATGTGTGGAGTGGTGAAGGAGTTATTACTCAAGCGATACTTCAGTAAG GAAGTTCGTGGCAGTGCTCAAGTACCAGAATCTGATATAGTTCAGGCATGCAGAAGG TCCCTTGACGAAAGGCAGAGTTCAAATATTTGGCGATTTCTCGAAGCAATTAATGG GAGACCTGACATTACAGATGGATTGAGAAAGCTACAGTGTCGTTCCCTAATTTTTGTTGGGGATTCTTCTCCATTTCATGCTGAGGCTCTCTACATGACCTCAAAACTAGACAGACGGTATAGTGCCTTGGTTGAG GTTCAGGCATGCGGGTCTATGGTGACAGAGGAGCAACCTCATGCCATGTTGATGCCTCTGGAGTACTTTCTCATGGGATATGGCTTGTACAGGCCATCTCAATCAAGTGTCAGCCCAAGAAGTCCCTTGAGTCCTTCATGCATTGCGCCAGAGCTCCTTTCACCAGAAAGTATGGGTTTGAAGCTGAAACCAATAAAAACTCGGATTTCTCTAGAAGTCTAA